The DNA sequence GAACATCTGGCTTTAATGGAACGGGCCCTGGGCATAAGGGTAGTAACCCGGGGCGAGGAAGTGATTATTATCGGCCCGCCCGAACAGGTTGCCCAGGCCCGGGAGGTTTTCAATCAGTTACAGGACTTTTACCGGGCGGGTAACCGTTTAACTTTACACGAAATTAACTACGCCATTAAGGCCGTGCGGGCGGGTATGCAGGAAGCCCTGTCCCACCTGGCGCGGGAGGTGACCCTGGTTACCGCCCGGGGGAAACAGGTTAAGCCCAAGACGCTGGGACAGAAACAGTACATCGAAGCCATTCGCAAGCACGACATTGTTTTTGCCATCGGCCCCGCGGGAACGGGGAAGACCTACCTGGCCGTGGTAATGGCCATTCGCGCGTTGCGCAACAAGGAAGTCAACCGTTTGGTACTAACCAGGCCGGCTGTGGAAGCCGGGGAAAAGCTCGGTTTTCTGCCGGGGGACCTGCAGGAAAAAGTAGATCCTTACCTGCGTCCTCTTTACGACAGCCTTTACGATGTACTTGGTGTGGAAAATACCCAAAAATACCTGGAAAGGCATGTTATTGAAATTGCTCCCCTGGCTTACATGCGGGGGAGGACACTGGATGACGCCTTTATCATTCTTGACGAGGCGCAAAACACCACCGACCAGCAGATGAAAATGTTTTTGACCCGCCTGGGTTTTGGTTCCAAGGCCGTAATTACCGGAGACATTACCCAGATCGACCTGCCCAAGGGGCAGGTTTCCGGCCTGGTCCATGCCCAGAGGGTTTTGGCCCGGGTAAACGGTATTGCCTTTTGTTACCTGACGGGGGAGGATATAGTCCGTCACCCGCTGGTTCAGGAAATCATCAGGGCCTACGAGGAAGGGTCATAGGTTGGTGGCGCAAGAGGAGTGAATTTGATGCTCCCTCTGGCCACAATTAAAAAACAGGTTGTTTACCGGCTGGTTCCGTTAATGGGACGGCGCAGGGTGCGCCGGAGCGCAGCCGCGGTCATCTTTTTTTTGCTCATTACCATTCTCATTTCCATTGAATTTGTTCCCCAACGGGTTAATTTGCGGGAGGGACAGGTTTCCCCGATACAGATTACTGCCCCCCGCAGTATTATTTTTGAAGATAAGGCCAAAACCGAGGAAATGCGCCGCCAGGCAGCCGCGGCAGTGCGTGACCAGTACGACCGGGATCCCCTGGTAAGTGCGGCGGTCCAGCGGGATATTTCCACCGCCATTCAGGGGATCCGCGAGGTGCAGGCGGATACCAGGGCCGATGAGGAAGCCCGCGTAACCCGCCTGCGGGGAGTGCTGCCCTTTACTTTGTCCCGGGAAACCCTGGTGGCCCTTTCCAGGCCCGCTCCCCGCACCCTGGAGCAGGTGGAACGGAGTGTAAACGGCCTGGTGGCCCAGGCTCTGGATAGCGAGGAAGGTATTACGCCGGACAAGTTGGAGGTCAAAAAGACAAGTCTGGCCGACCAGGTGGCCCGCTGGGGTTTAAGCAAACCCTACCAGGAACTGGCCCAGGGCTTAATCCGTTATTACCTGCGGCCGAACAGCTTCTTCAATGCGGAAAAAACCCGCCTCTTAAAAGAGGCGGCTATGGCCACGGTGCCGCCCCAGATGGTGACCATCAGGCAAAACGAGATCATCATCCGGGTTGGGGATGTGATTACAAAGGAACACCTGGCCAAGCTGGAAGCCCTTGGCCTCACCCGGACCGGCCTCCCCTGGCGCATATTGCTGGGCAGTGCTTTGCTGGTGGCCCTCTTGATGGTGGTGGTACTGCTCTATCTCTACCAGCAGAACCGGGAGATTTACGAACATGCCGGTCACTTATACCTGCTGGGTATCGTTGTCGTGGTGGTACTGGCCGTGGGCAAGGCCATTACGGCCATCAATATTCCCTACTGGCCCGAGCTGGGCAACCTCGTGGGTTATATGACCCCCATTGCCGCCGCCGGGATGCTTATTGCCATTTTGCTTGACACGCGCCTGGCCATGCTGGTGGTGGCGGTAATGAGTTTCCTGGTGACCCTGATGATTGATGGACAGGTCCGTTTCGGACTGGTAGCCCTGGTGGGGGGGTTCGTGGGAGTTTACAGCGTCAGTAAACTCAGCCAGCGGGGCGATCTGGCCCGGGCCGGTGTTTACACCAGCGCCGCCAACATCGTTGTGATTCTGATCATGGGCCTTTTAGGCAACACGCCCTGGGGCCTTGTGATTACTTCCGGCGTGGGTTTTGGCCTGATTAACGGTATTTTGTCTTCCATTCTAACCATTGGTGCCCTTCCTTACCTTGAAAGTGCCTTTGGAATTACCTCGGCAGTCCATCTTTTGGAGCTGTCCCATCCCAGCAATCCTCCGCTGCGGCGCTTGCTCACGGAGGCACCGGGGACCTATCACCACAGCATTATTGTGGCCAACCTGGCGGAGGCCGCAGCCGAGGCCGTGGGCGGGGAGACCCTTTTGGTGCGTGTGGGCGCATATTATCATGATATCGGCAAAATTAAACGGCCCTACTTCTTTATTGAAAACCAGTTGAACGGTGAGAACCCCCACGATAAAATTGCTCCATCCCTGAGCACTCTGATTTTGACCTCCCACGTCAAGGACGGGGTGGAAATGGCCCGTGAGTACAAGCTGCCCCAGGCCATTATTGATATTATTGAGCAGCACCATGGCAGCGGGCTCTGTTCTTACTTTTATCACAAGGCCCTGGAGAACAGCCATCCGGAAAATGTTAATGAGGACGAATACCGTTATGATGGGCCCAAGCCCCAAACCAAAGAGGCGGCCATTGTCATGCTGGCCGATTCGGTGGAGGCGGCGGTCCGTTCCCTGCAAAACCGTACCCCCGGTCGCGTTGAGGGGATGGTACGCAAAATTATCAAGGATAAGCTCATGGACGGCCAGCTGGATGAAAGCGACCTGACCTTTAAGGATCTGGATAAAATTGCGGAAGCTTTTTTGCAGGTACTGGGCGGAATATTTCACACCCGCATCGAATATCCCGACCTGAGTAAGGAAATGGAAAGGAGAAGAAACAAAAGTGCCGGTTCTCGTAAACAACCTGCAAGAAAAAGTGCCGGTGGATGAGCGGCTTATTGACCTGGTGGTAAAGGTGGCCGGGGAAGCTCTCTCTTCAGCCGGCGGCCCCGGGGACGCCGAAGTAAGCCTGGTGTTTGTGGACGACGAGTATATCCACCGGTTAAACCGTGAATACCGTGGGGTGGACAGGCCTACCGATGTGCTATCCTTTGCCCTGCAGGAAGGAGAACCGATGCCCGACGCGGGGGAAGAAACCTTACTGGGGGATGTGGTGATTTCCCTGGAAACGGCGCGCCGGCAAAGTGAGGAGTACGGGCACAGCTTTGAGCGGGAAGTGGCTTTTCTGGTGGCCCACGGTGTGCTGCATCTCCTGGGATACGATCACCAGACGGAGGAAGGGGGCCGGGCAATGCGGGAAAAGGAGGAGGCCGTTCTCGGCCGGCTGGGTTTGGGCAGGCAGGAGGGCCATTAAGAGCACCGCCCCTTAGAATAGCTTGTGGTTACAGGATGTGACGTTTTGATGGCCAGGGACAATTTCAGAAATAGCCTTGGTTATGCCCTGTCCGGCCTGGTGTATGCCCTGCGCACACAGCCCAACATGCGCTTTCACTTTGGTGCCGCCCTGGTGGTAGTGGCCCTTGCCCTGCTGTTGGGGGTGGGAGTAAGGGATTTTGTCTTTATTCTCTTTGCCATTGCCCTGGTTGTAATCGCTGAGATGTTCAATACTGCCGTAGAGACCGTGGTCAATCTCTATACCGATAAATACCATCCCCTGGCCAGGGTAGCCAAGGATGTTGCCGCCGGGGCCGTACTTCTGGCTGCCTTAAACTCGATGGTTGTAGGCCTTTTGGTGTTTTACCCTTACCTGCATGCCTTCGTTCGCTACTGGGCGCGTTCCTTGGGAGGTGTAAATTAATTTGATTGACCTGCCGGTGATGCAGTTTCCTGTGGAAAAGCTCATTAATACGGCCCGGGCTTCCCGGGAAAGGGCCTACGCCCCATATTCCGGTTTCCGGGTAGGGGCAGCTATACTAACTTCGGAAGGAAGATTGTATACCGGATGTAACATTGAAAATGCCTCCTACGGTTTAACCGTTTGCGCCGAGCGGGTAGCCCTTTTTAAAGCAGTAAGCAACGGGGAAAGGCATTTTGCCGCCCTGGCGGTGATTT is a window from the Desulfofundulus luciae genome containing:
- a CDS encoding PhoH family protein, whose amino-acid sequence is MGEHTEARVILDNIATAAEIFGRHDEHLALMERALGIRVVTRGEEVIIIGPPEQVAQAREVFNQLQDFYRAGNRLTLHEINYAIKAVRAGMQEALSHLAREVTLVTARGKQVKPKTLGQKQYIEAIRKHDIVFAIGPAGTGKTYLAVVMAIRALRNKEVNRLVLTRPAVEAGEKLGFLPGDLQEKVDPYLRPLYDSLYDVLGVENTQKYLERHVIEIAPLAYMRGRTLDDAFIILDEAQNTTDQQMKMFLTRLGFGSKAVITGDITQIDLPKGQVSGLVHAQRVLARVNGIAFCYLTGEDIVRHPLVQEIIRAYEEGS
- a CDS encoding HD family phosphohydrolase, which codes for MLPLATIKKQVVYRLVPLMGRRRVRRSAAAVIFFLLITILISIEFVPQRVNLREGQVSPIQITAPRSIIFEDKAKTEEMRRQAAAAVRDQYDRDPLVSAAVQRDISTAIQGIREVQADTRADEEARVTRLRGVLPFTLSRETLVALSRPAPRTLEQVERSVNGLVAQALDSEEGITPDKLEVKKTSLADQVARWGLSKPYQELAQGLIRYYLRPNSFFNAEKTRLLKEAAMATVPPQMVTIRQNEIIIRVGDVITKEHLAKLEALGLTRTGLPWRILLGSALLVALLMVVVLLYLYQQNREIYEHAGHLYLLGIVVVVVLAVGKAITAINIPYWPELGNLVGYMTPIAAAGMLIAILLDTRLAMLVVAVMSFLVTLMIDGQVRFGLVALVGGFVGVYSVSKLSQRGDLARAGVYTSAANIVVILIMGLLGNTPWGLVITSGVGFGLINGILSSILTIGALPYLESAFGITSAVHLLELSHPSNPPLRRLLTEAPGTYHHSIIVANLAEAAAEAVGGETLLVRVGAYYHDIGKIKRPYFFIENQLNGENPHDKIAPSLSTLILTSHVKDGVEMAREYKLPQAIIDIIEQHHGSGLCSYFYHKALENSHPENVNEDEYRYDGPKPQTKEAAIVMLADSVEAAVRSLQNRTPGRVEGMVRKIIKDKLMDGQLDESDLTFKDLDKIAEAFLQVLGGIFHTRIEYPDLSKEMERRRNKSAGSRKQPARKSAGG
- the ybeY gene encoding rRNA maturation RNase YbeY, whose translation is MPVLVNNLQEKVPVDERLIDLVVKVAGEALSSAGGPGDAEVSLVFVDDEYIHRLNREYRGVDRPTDVLSFALQEGEPMPDAGEETLLGDVVISLETARRQSEEYGHSFEREVAFLVAHGVLHLLGYDHQTEEGGRAMREKEEAVLGRLGLGRQEGH
- a CDS encoding diacylglycerol kinase family protein, with product MARDNFRNSLGYALSGLVYALRTQPNMRFHFGAALVVVALALLLGVGVRDFVFILFAIALVVIAEMFNTAVETVVNLYTDKYHPLARVAKDVAAGAVLLAALNSMVVGLLVFYPYLHAFVRYWARSLGGVN
- the cdd gene encoding cytidine deaminase, coding for MIDLPVMQFPVEKLINTARASRERAYAPYSGFRVGAAILTSEGRLYTGCNIENASYGLTVCAERVALFKAVSNGERHFAALAVISDSEDYCTPCGACRQVLAEFGNEIKVYMCNHHGEYIVKTLAELLPLSFKLKAGEAGKIEGSPRPNPVRVVEPVDR